TGCAGGTGGTCAAGCGCAAGGGCTTCAACATTATCGACACCGCCGCGCAGGTGCGCGCGGTCATCGCCGAGGCCCGCGAGGGCTGGCCGCCCGAGTTGCAGGCAGTGCTGGACGTGGGCGATTCCAACGACCAGAGCCGTCAGGTGAAAAGCATGGTCAGCCAGCTTGAAGGCTCGGTCCTGACAGCCATCGCGCTGGTGATGATCGTGGTGCTGGCCTCGCTGGGACTGCGACCCGCGCTGCTGGTGGGCTTCGCCATCCCGACCTCGTTCCTGCTGTGCTTCGTGCTCTTGGCAATCATGGGCGTGACGATTTCCAACATCGTGATGTTCGGCCTGATCCTTGCCGTTGGCATGCTGGTCGACAGCGCCATCGTGGTGGTCGAATACGCCGACAAGCGCATCTCCGAAGGCTCGGGGCCGATGCATGCCTATGTCGAGGCGGCCAAGCGCATGTTCTGGCCCGTGGTCTCGTCCACCGCAACGACGCTTTGCGCCTTCCTGCCGATGCTGTTCTGGCCGGGTGTGGCGGGCGAGTTCATGGGAATGTTGCCCGTCACGCTGATCTTCGTGCTGGCCGCCAGCCTCGTGGTGGCGCTGATCTACCTGCCGGTCATGGGCGGCGTGACGGGCCGCTTTTCGCGCAATATCCACCGCGCGGGCAACTGGCTGCGCGGCGCCACGCCGTGGCTGGTGCGCGCGGCGCTGGTGCCGGTGATGATCTTCGGCATGTTCGTGGGCGCCATGATGGTGCTGAACCCGGCCTACCTGTTCCCGGTCGAGGGCGAAGGGCTGGCGGCCCGCCTGCCCGGCATCGTGACCTTCGTGGTCTTCGCGGTGCTGTCCTCGGTGGTCATGGACGCGGCGGCCCTTCAACGCCGCCGCAAGCGCATCGAGGGCAGCCACCGCCGCACGCCCTTCGGCTACGTGATCAAGGCCATCGCTGGCAATCCGGTCATGCCTCTGGTGACGCTGGGCGCCGTCGGCTTCTTCGTCGCCAGCGTCTTCAGCTACTTCGGCGAGAACAACAACGGCGTCGAGTTCTTCGTTGACAGCGAGCCCGAGCAGGCCATCGTCTACGTCCGCGCGCGGGGCAACCTCTCGCTGGCGGAAAAGGACGCCATCGTGCAGCGCGCCGAAGAGATCGTGCTGTCGCAGCCGGGCATCCTGAACGCCTTCTCCTTCGCCGGCGAGGGCGGACTCGACAACAACACCGGCGGCGCCGAGGCGCCCAAGGACACCATCGGTCAGGTGCAGCTTGAAACGATCCCGTGGGAAGAGCGCGCCGCCTACGCCCGCGAACACCCCGACGAGGTCACGCTCAAGGAACTGGATGGCGATTACATCATCAAAACCCTGACCGCCAAGCTGGAGCGTATCCCCGGCATCGAGATCGAGATCCTCGCACAGGCGCGCGGCCCGGCCTCGGCCAAGCCCGTTCACCTGCGCCTGAAGGGCAATGACTGGGAAGACCTGCTGGCCGCCACGGCCCTTGCGCGTGAACGGTTCGACACCCTGCCCGCGCTGACCCTGATCGAGGACACGCGCCCCCTGCCCGGCATCGACTGGGAGATCGACGTCGATGTCGAAAAGGCCGGGCGCTTCGGCGCCGACGTGGCCGTGGTGGGCGCCATGGTGCAGCTTGTGACGCGCGGCATCCTGCTGGACAGCTACACGCCAGCCGGGTCCGACGAAGAGATCGAGATCCGCGTGCGCCTGCCCGAGGAGGACCGCGTGCTGTCGACGCTCGACAGCCTCAAGGTGCGCACGGCGGACGGTCTTGTGCCGCTGGCGAACTTCGTCACGCGCCAGCCGGTGGAAAAGCTGGCAGAGATCAACCGCATCGACCAGAAGCGCTATTTCGACGTCAAGGCCGGGGTGAACACCGACCGCAAGACGGTTCGGATCACGATGCCCGCCGAGGTCGCGCGCGAGGCCAGCTTTTACGAAGAACCGCCGCGTGCCGAGGGCGCAGAGGCG
This region of Ponticoccus alexandrii genomic DNA includes:
- a CDS encoding efflux RND transporter permease subunit, which gives rise to MTGIVDWAAQRARMVLAFIVLGLVVGAYAYISLPKEGEPDIEIPALFVSVPFPGISASDAETLLVKPMESELSDLDGLKSMTATAAEGYAGLALEFEFGWDKTKIMADVRDGMSNAQAEFPEGAEQYSINEINFSEFPILIVNLSGPLPERTLNRVAKELQDRVEGLDSVLEAGIAGDRDEMLEVVIDPLRLESYNVTAGELISVVQNNNQLIAAGEVETENGTFAVKVPSNFSEARDVYDLPVKVNGDRVVTLGDLATINLTFEDRTGTARFNGVQTVALQVVKRKGFNIIDTAAQVRAVIAEAREGWPPELQAVLDVGDSNDQSRQVKSMVSQLEGSVLTAIALVMIVVLASLGLRPALLVGFAIPTSFLLCFVLLAIMGVTISNIVMFGLILAVGMLVDSAIVVVEYADKRISEGSGPMHAYVEAAKRMFWPVVSSTATTLCAFLPMLFWPGVAGEFMGMLPVTLIFVLAASLVVALIYLPVMGGVTGRFSRNIHRAGNWLRGATPWLVRAALVPVMIFGMFVGAMMVLNPAYLFPVEGEGLAARLPGIVTFVVFAVLSSVVMDAAALQRRRKRIEGSHRRTPFGYVIKAIAGNPVMPLVTLGAVGFFVASVFSYFGENNNGVEFFVDSEPEQAIVYVRARGNLSLAEKDAIVQRAEEIVLSQPGILNAFSFAGEGGLDNNTGGAEAPKDTIGQVQLETIPWEERAAYAREHPDEVTLKELDGDYIIKTLTAKLERIPGIEIEILAQARGPASAKPVHLRLKGNDWEDLLAATALARERFDTLPALTLIEDTRPLPGIDWEIDVDVEKAGRFGADVAVVGAMVQLVTRGILLDSYTPAGSDEEIEIRVRLPEEDRVLSTLDSLKVRTADGLVPLANFVTRQPVEKLAEINRIDQKRYFDVKAGVNTDRKTVRITMPAEVAREASFYEEPPRAEGAEAPATVSHELGFGSEIPAEQARDRGGYDLSLDFPRPASFFGGSGGGVETRYFRVERGIADSEAAELQRLVDRGATVSLVPLTANDRIAQLTEWLETAPLPAGIEWEWTGDQEDQEESQAFLSSAFGAALGLMFIILLAQFNSLYNAVLVLIAVVLSTTGVLIGMLVMGQYFSVIMTGTGIVALAGIVVNNNIVLIDTYQEYSRYMPRIEAIVRTAEARIRPVLLTTITTMAGLAPMMFGLSLDFFAGGYSIDSPTALWWKNLATAVVFGLGVATVLTLVVTPSLLAVRVWATTYVLWFARLLARLSLGRSSTAARDWALNRAARRVTSPEIIWEDETADDKQPERALRAAE